The following coding sequences are from one Pigmentibacter ruber window:
- a CDS encoding ABC transporter permease: MSATLSIAERDFKGFFGTPLGWIAACIIFVISGIVFFIVVNMLLIRGQSIDPVADIFGQVLGFLNYINIFIIPAFTMRAISEDLGSGTYRLHSAAPISTWEIVLGKFLGIMFYFGVLITLMLIYPLYSFIFTQPDLKVLFTGWLGLVLNSAAIVSIGLFISSLTKNPVLSYLGSTFFILIFILSGFITGVPDWYRKNVNLLELSSDFTRGLIKTGSLATYLAIIFVFLVLCRFVMESKKWRL; encoded by the coding sequence ATGAGCGCAACATTATCAATTGCTGAAAGAGATTTTAAAGGATTTTTTGGAACTCCCCTTGGCTGGATTGCTGCCTGTATCATTTTTGTAATTTCAGGAATAGTTTTTTTTATTGTTGTAAATATGTTACTTATCCGAGGACAATCAATAGATCCTGTCGCAGATATTTTTGGACAAGTTCTTGGTTTTTTAAACTATATTAATATATTTATAATTCCTGCATTTACTATGCGGGCAATTAGTGAAGATTTAGGGAGTGGTACTTATCGCTTGCATTCAGCTGCTCCCATCTCTACTTGGGAAATTGTGTTAGGTAAATTTTTAGGAATTATGTTTTATTTTGGTGTATTAATTACTTTAATGTTAATTTATCCACTTTATTCATTTATATTTACCCAACCTGATCTAAAGGTTTTATTTACTGGTTGGCTTGGGTTGGTGTTAAATTCAGCTGCAATTGTCTCCATAGGATTATTTATTAGTTCTTTGACAAAAAATCCTGTCCTAAGTTATCTTGGGTCTACTTTTTTTATCTTAATTTTTATACTTTCAGGCTTTATTACAGGCGTACCAGATTGGTATAGAAAAAATGTTAATTTATTAGAACTTAGTTCAGATTTTACTAGAGGTTTAATTAAAACAGGATCTCTAGCTACTTATTTAGCTATCATTTTTGTTTTCTTAGTTCTTTGTCGTTTTGTAATGGAAAGTAAAAAGTGGAGATTATAA
- a CDS encoding NAD(P)H-binding protein, with protein MKNIVIVGASGLVGSNVLTLLKNTPDISVICLVRHPNKIETTANIKEIVFNFENEEEYKKIGNDIPCQIFFCCIGTTLRKAKSLESFHRVDRDYPIKFIEYIKKNTPNSLFVFISSIGVSNPRGYYLSAKCEVEKAITKSLLHYIIVRPSVLLGKRSEFRLAETVGGFFLSKIEKLTKKFNIDDALSFSKFAPIEASKVAKAMVHHALNFDKSIPGMVLEGDSLNNF; from the coding sequence ATGAAAAATATTGTTATTGTAGGAGCTTCTGGCCTTGTTGGTAGTAATGTCCTCACACTACTTAAAAATACTCCAGACATATCTGTCATATGTTTAGTTAGACATCCAAATAAAATTGAAACTACAGCAAATATAAAAGAAATAGTTTTTAATTTTGAAAACGAAGAAGAATATAAGAAAATTGGCAATGATATTCCTTGTCAAATCTTTTTTTGCTGCATTGGTACAACATTAAGAAAAGCAAAATCCTTAGAAAGTTTTCATCGGGTTGATAGAGATTATCCTATAAAATTTATTGAATATATAAAGAAAAACACACCAAATTCATTATTTGTGTTTATTTCTAGTATTGGCGTATCAAACCCTCGCGGCTATTATTTATCCGCAAAATGTGAAGTAGAAAAAGCCATTACAAAAAGTTTGTTACATTATATCATTGTTAGACCAAGCGTTTTACTTGGTAAAAGAAGTGAATTTAGATTAGCTGAAACAGTTGGTGGTTTTTTTCTTTCAAAAATAGAAAAACTAACTAAAAAATTTAATATTGATGACGCATTATCATTTAGCAAATTTGCTCCCATTGAAGCTTCTAAAGTAGCAAAAGCTATGGTTCATCATGCATTAAATTTTGATAAATCTATTCCAGGTATGGTTCTTGAAGGCGATAGTTTAAATAATTTTTAA
- a CDS encoding amino acid kinase family protein — MEQKKCIVLKFGGASVSSPEAFASIADIILHRRSVFKQVVVVVSAMGDTTDELIALAHKVNPNPPRRELDMLVSVGERISIALLAMALAAKNTEAISFTGSQSGILTTNDHANAKIISVKPQRLLPQLENGKIVIVAGFQGMSQGGDITTLGRGGSDTTAVALAIALQAEKVEFYKDVNGIYDKDPKKYSGAKLLNQLSYKEAYAIMEQGAQVLHARCVRLAEKNCLPLKVLPFNNFLDEKLGTTIQDTVKLKNTISYED, encoded by the coding sequence ATGGAACAAAAAAAATGTATTGTATTAAAATTTGGGGGGGCTTCTGTAAGTTCCCCCGAAGCATTTGCTTCTATTGCAGATATTATTTTGCATCGTAGATCAGTTTTTAAACAAGTTGTCGTAGTTGTCAGTGCTATGGGCGACACTACTGATGAACTCATTGCATTAGCACACAAAGTAAATCCTAATCCTCCAAGAAGAGAGCTAGACATGCTTGTTTCTGTAGGAGAAAGAATAAGTATTGCATTACTTGCGATGGCTCTAGCCGCTAAAAACACAGAAGCCATAAGTTTCACAGGAAGCCAATCGGGAATTTTAACTACGAATGATCATGCCAATGCAAAAATTATATCAGTAAAACCCCAAAGGTTATTACCACAGTTAGAAAATGGAAAAATTGTTATTGTTGCTGGGTTCCAAGGGATGAGTCAAGGTGGTGATATTACCACTTTAGGGCGAGGAGGCTCTGATACTACTGCAGTTGCATTAGCCATTGCATTACAAGCAGAAAAGGTTGAATTTTATAAAGATGTTAATGGAATATATGATAAAGATCCCAAAAAATATTCTGGAGCAAAATTACTTAATCAATTAAGCTATAAAGAAGCTTATGCTATCATGGAACAAGGAGCACAAGTTTTGCATGCAAGATGTGTTAGGCTTGCTGAAAAAAACTGTCTTCCTCTCAAAGTGTTACCTTTTAACAATTTTTTAGATGAAAAGCTTGGCACAACCATTCAAGACACTGTAAAGTTAAAGAATACTATTTCATATGAAGACTGA
- a CDS encoding Gldg family protein: MKKHKLEFSIGALFVALLVLLMWQYLYFISKPLPIILVSISVAIIVYIILPIGEKNREHEAYAPKFFAQAAVTSLIAVAIIILAAVILNKTTFSKTFDLTNNKINSLSDESEKLLDSLNKPVQIYCIPASNPTDNYCDNSTDLLNLYMRRSKNLMYMGALSLTDKAILQKLQPSGYSRLILLTDNNKSEVEGQITESKLTNGIINLIKYKKVVYFLTGHGEPSINTEGNAEKNYSDIVMALRSKAYDVKEWNIKQGNLPKEARVLVAGDNNLTYSEQVETLLENFIAQGGRLVLIVNPYREQGLEKLYTKLNLKLDPILLTLNTNTPIGQQIMKQNLSRPPVIASNFSTESPITKVITQVYGAQGVMPIDGARPITVLNENGNSNIKTHSIVLTSAYNAAPITITTEARNKIDLNSPFQLIPDKNFDPNKAWPLAVSVDINGASNFSSDKSISKPADAAKDKSEVVIYGFSLVGPYSKSVPISEELLPLTIAHLYQDQELVSIPTKDFTPKQFNLTRNPALWLVLFSGVLPISTALAGFFIWMRRRSA; this comes from the coding sequence ATGAAAAAGCATAAACTTGAATTTTCTATTGGCGCGTTGTTTGTTGCACTATTAGTACTCTTAATGTGGCAATACCTATATTTTATTTCAAAGCCTTTGCCTATTATTTTAGTTTCTATCTCAGTAGCAATAATTGTATATATTATTTTACCAATTGGCGAGAAAAACAGAGAGCACGAAGCATATGCTCCCAAATTTTTTGCTCAAGCAGCTGTTACAAGTTTAATAGCTGTTGCAATTATTATTTTAGCAGCAGTTATTCTTAACAAGACTACATTTTCAAAAACTTTTGATTTAACAAATAATAAAATTAATTCATTGAGTGATGAGTCTGAAAAATTATTAGACTCTTTAAATAAACCAGTACAAATTTATTGTATTCCTGCTTCAAATCCTACCGATAATTACTGTGACAATAGTACAGATTTATTAAATTTATATATGCGTCGTTCTAAAAATTTAATGTATATGGGAGCGTTAAGTTTAACAGATAAAGCTATTTTACAAAAGTTACAACCTTCAGGTTATTCACGCTTGATATTATTAACTGATAATAATAAAAGTGAAGTAGAAGGACAAATAACTGAAAGTAAGTTAACAAATGGAATAATTAATTTAATAAAATATAAGAAAGTTGTTTACTTCTTAACAGGTCATGGAGAACCATCTATAAATACTGAGGGTAATGCAGAAAAAAATTATTCAGATATAGTGATGGCTTTACGCTCTAAAGCATATGATGTTAAAGAATGGAATATTAAGCAAGGAAATTTGCCAAAAGAGGCAAGAGTTTTAGTCGCTGGTGATAACAACCTAACTTATTCTGAGCAGGTAGAAACTCTTCTAGAGAACTTTATTGCACAAGGCGGCCGTTTAGTTTTAATTGTAAATCCATATCGTGAGCAAGGTCTTGAAAAATTATACACAAAGTTAAATTTAAAATTAGATCCAATATTATTGACTTTGAATACTAATACACCTATTGGGCAACAAATAATGAAACAAAATTTGTCTCGTCCTCCAGTTATTGCAAGTAATTTTAGTACAGAATCACCAATTACTAAAGTGATAACTCAGGTATATGGTGCTCAAGGTGTAATGCCTATTGATGGAGCTCGACCAATTACAGTCTTAAATGAAAATGGAAACTCTAACATAAAAACACATTCAATTGTCCTTACATCAGCTTATAATGCAGCTCCTATAACAATAACAACAGAAGCAAGGAATAAAATTGACTTGAATTCTCCATTTCAGTTGATACCTGACAAAAATTTTGATCCAAACAAAGCTTGGCCATTAGCTGTAAGTGTAGATATTAATGGAGCATCAAATTTTTCCTCTGATAAATCTATTTCTAAACCAGCAGATGCAGCAAAAGATAAATCAGAAGTTGTTATATATGGATTTAGTTTAGTAGGACCATATTCAAAATCTGTACCAATAAGTGAAGAATTGTTACCTTTAACAATTGCTCATTTATATCAAGATCAAGAGCTTGTATCTATTCCTACAAAAGATTTCACACCTAAGCAATTTAATTTGACACGAAATCCAGCTTTATGGCTAGTCTTATTTTCTGGTGTGTTACCTATTTCAACAGCATTGGCAGGCTTTTTCATTTGGATGAGGAGGAGATCTGCATGA
- a CDS encoding cysteine synthase family protein, with protein MKNLYQNVMESVGNVPTVRLNNISEICKIHKLYLKLESCNPGGSIKEKNAVYLIEQAEKKGLLSKGGIIVESSSGNFGIGLAIVGAAKNYKVFIVVDAKTPSATRKMLEAYGATLIDVPLSEADANGSMQVARMKKAEEIAKSTVGAWYPCQHKNSENPTAHSIFTAQEIVDNFAGAPDAIVIGLSTSGQLTGIGSYFKKFYPNTKIIAVDVAGSSILGTPPHPYKMTGLGLSFTPPQFNENLIDIAYSVKDNLAFSVCHALAKKEGLLLGGSTGAIVAAGVSYALTLQKEQSILMINPDRGDRYLDTIYNKQWIEKQNININSLDSLQNEFMNLKPIENFYYKKQSKIS; from the coding sequence ATGAAAAATCTTTACCAAAATGTAATGGAATCCGTTGGAAATGTACCCACTGTCCGTTTAAATAATATAAGTGAAATTTGCAAAATTCATAAATTGTATCTTAAACTTGAGTCTTGCAATCCAGGTGGAAGCATAAAAGAAAAAAATGCCGTTTATTTAATAGAACAAGCAGAAAAAAAGGGGTTACTTTCAAAAGGTGGAATTATTGTGGAATCAAGCTCCGGCAATTTTGGAATTGGGCTTGCTATAGTCGGAGCAGCAAAAAACTATAAAGTATTTATTGTAGTTGATGCAAAAACTCCTTCAGCAACCAGAAAAATGCTTGAAGCATATGGAGCGACTTTAATTGATGTTCCTTTATCAGAAGCAGACGCAAATGGCTCTATGCAAGTTGCAAGAATGAAAAAAGCAGAAGAAATTGCAAAATCAACTGTTGGAGCTTGGTATCCTTGTCAACATAAAAATTCAGAAAATCCAACGGCACATAGTATTTTTACCGCACAAGAAATAGTTGATAATTTTGCCGGAGCACCGGACGCTATTGTAATTGGTTTAAGCACTTCAGGACAATTAACAGGAATTGGATCTTATTTTAAAAAGTTTTATCCTAATACTAAGATTATTGCCGTTGATGTCGCTGGGTCAAGTATTCTTGGCACGCCACCGCATCCCTATAAAATGACTGGCTTAGGACTTTCATTTACCCCCCCACAATTTAATGAAAATTTAATAGATATTGCTTATAGCGTTAAAGACAATTTAGCTTTTTCCGTTTGTCATGCACTAGCAAAAAAAGAAGGTTTACTGCTTGGAGGTTCTACAGGGGCTATTGTTGCTGCAGGAGTTTCCTATGCACTTACATTACAAAAAGAGCAATCTATTTTAATGATCAATCCAGATAGAGGTGATAGGTATTTGGATACAATTTATAATAAACAATGGATAGAAAAACAAAATATCAATATAAATTCTTTAGATTCTCTTCAAAATGAATTTATGAATTTAAAACCTATTGAAAATTTTTACTATAAAAAGCAAAGTAAAATATCATGA
- a CDS encoding Mrp/NBP35 family ATP-binding protein, whose product MENTKNLITLHFVKELSSKLPKEIYDLLGAFNWQDRIISVENKDSKTLIRFYSDGLNLTSKTLVEQFLKEQLASFQEEFAVYFERKEKATTNPNTAAPKSDTQEKPAPEDSHKKTSSSKKPISGVKRIIAVASGKGGVGKSTVSVNLAIALHNQGYKVGILDADIYGPSIPTMLNLHQDPLVNENNKIIPPQAHGLKVMSFGFFAPEETAVIWRGPMIMKALQQFFWDVDWGTLDFLIIDLPPGTGDAQLTLVQSIPITGSVIVTTPQNVALLDAVKGIAMFRKTEVPILGVVENMSTFTCPSCGSESHIFGTGGAERVANKFEVELLGHVPLLPEVRAAGDEGEPLTTQVNHPIRIRFAEIAEKVVKNAVLMENR is encoded by the coding sequence ATGGAAAATACTAAAAATTTAATAACGCTCCATTTTGTGAAAGAATTGAGCTCAAAGTTACCAAAAGAAATATATGATCTTTTGGGTGCCTTTAATTGGCAAGATCGTATCATTTCAGTTGAGAATAAAGATTCAAAAACCTTAATACGCTTTTATTCTGACGGATTAAATCTAACAAGCAAAACTCTTGTTGAACAATTTCTAAAAGAACAATTAGCTTCTTTTCAGGAAGAATTTGCTGTTTATTTTGAGCGCAAAGAAAAAGCTACTACTAATCCAAATACAGCAGCTCCCAAATCAGACACTCAGGAGAAACCTGCACCCGAAGACTCCCACAAAAAAACATCTTCCAGCAAAAAGCCTATTTCAGGCGTAAAACGCATTATAGCAGTTGCTAGCGGTAAAGGTGGTGTTGGTAAAAGTACTGTTAGTGTTAATTTAGCAATCGCTTTACACAATCAAGGGTACAAAGTTGGCATACTTGATGCCGATATATATGGTCCAAGCATTCCTACTATGCTGAATCTCCATCAAGATCCTTTAGTGAATGAAAACAATAAAATTATTCCACCACAAGCCCATGGATTAAAAGTTATGTCTTTTGGCTTTTTTGCGCCTGAAGAAACGGCTGTTATTTGGCGTGGACCAATGATTATGAAGGCTCTTCAACAATTTTTCTGGGATGTTGATTGGGGTACTCTTGATTTTTTAATTATAGATCTTCCACCCGGCACTGGTGATGCTCAACTAACGCTAGTTCAAAGCATTCCTATTACAGGATCTGTTATAGTAACAACCCCACAAAACGTTGCATTACTTGATGCCGTTAAAGGCATCGCAATGTTTAGGAAAACTGAGGTGCCCATCTTAGGGGTTGTTGAAAATATGTCTACTTTTACTTGTCCTTCTTGTGGAAGCGAATCACATATTTTTGGAACTGGCGGAGCTGAAAGAGTTGCTAATAAATTTGAAGTTGAATTGTTAGGCCACGTTCCTTTATTACCAGAAGTCAGAGCCGCTGGAGATGAGGGAGAACCCCTTACAACACAAGTAAACCATCCTATCCGTATTCGTTTTGCTGAAATAGCTGAAAAAGTCGTAAAAAATGCTGTGCTAATGGAAAATAGATAA
- a CDS encoding NifU family protein, whose protein sequence is MIAKIQEIIEQQIRPALQSDGGDIELIDVEDGIVKVRLVGACSHCPSSAMTLYQGVEKMLMDKVPEVKGIEQVW, encoded by the coding sequence ATGATTGCAAAAATTCAAGAAATCATCGAACAACAAATTAGACCTGCTCTACAATCAGACGGAGGAGATATCGAGTTGATTGATGTTGAAGACGGAATTGTAAAAGTTCGCCTTGTAGGTGCTTGTTCTCATTGCCCTTCTAGCGCTATGACATTATACCAAGGAGTGGAAAAAATGTTGATGGATAAAGTGCCTGAAGTTAAAGGCATAGAACAGGTCTGGTAA
- a CDS encoding response regulator, translated as MQERSYAMRKRKFGDQTFAKKVAELNRKAMAQEHIVNLEAYRAASRKPEAKTILVVDDEPVMRNAIKRIFEKDNYRVLLAKDAMELSKIIEDTKLDLILLDIQLPWVDGYELCALLKSHPLLKNLPVAFVSGNKTEEDIRKGFDAGCDEYITKPFEVEAIQKMVSQLLLKSS; from the coding sequence ATGCAAGAAAGGTCTTATGCCATGCGGAAAAGGAAATTTGGAGATCAAACCTTTGCAAAAAAGGTTGCTGAACTCAATAGAAAAGCAATGGCGCAAGAACATATTGTTAATTTAGAGGCATACCGAGCTGCTTCAAGAAAACCAGAAGCAAAAACGATACTGGTTGTGGATGATGAACCTGTGATGCGCAACGCTATCAAAAGAATTTTTGAAAAAGATAATTATCGAGTTCTGCTTGCAAAAGATGCAATGGAACTCTCAAAAATAATTGAAGATACCAAGCTTGATCTCATTCTTTTGGATATTCAACTTCCCTGGGTTGACGGATATGAACTTTGTGCTTTACTAAAATCACATCCCCTTCTAAAAAATTTGCCAGTCGCATTTGTTTCGGGCAATAAAACAGAAGAGGATATTCGCAAAGGTTTTGATGCAGGTTGTGATGAATATATTACAAAACCTTTTGAAGTTGAAGCAATACAAAAAATGGTGAGTCAATTACTACTGAAGTCGAGTTAA
- a CDS encoding ABC transporter ATP-binding protein: MIEVNSLVKLFGERKVLHNLNFSVGTGRVCGFLGPNGSGKSTTMDILAGLLGPSSGEVKICGYNVVTQSKDVKEQVGYLPDNPPLYKDMKVKDFVTYVAKIRGISPKIRKSEVDRVIEECDVSDVANRIIGNLSKGYRQRVALCSALVHKPNVLILDEPTEGLDPNQILHIRKLIKKLAKERTVILSSHILSEVQATCDEVIIINQGHIAAKTSIQNDSTKPAYYLYTFASKAESALHWFQQRNYVKSAKPMSQKLNSILVEFGNEFWADRNNESIANVTEQIVQQNFPLIGIEEKKEGLEELFFEVIRSQPGHHQVQILPSGELL, translated from the coding sequence ATGATCGAAGTGAACAGCTTGGTAAAGCTTTTTGGTGAACGAAAAGTTTTACATAATTTAAATTTTTCAGTTGGAACTGGAAGAGTCTGCGGGTTTTTAGGACCAAATGGATCAGGTAAATCAACAACAATGGACATTTTAGCCGGATTATTAGGGCCTAGTTCAGGTGAAGTAAAAATTTGCGGTTATAATGTAGTTACCCAATCTAAAGATGTAAAGGAACAAGTTGGTTATTTGCCTGATAATCCACCTTTATATAAAGATATGAAGGTGAAAGATTTTGTCACCTATGTTGCTAAAATCAGAGGTATAAGCCCTAAAATAAGAAAAAGTGAAGTAGATAGAGTGATTGAAGAGTGCGATGTTAGTGACGTTGCAAATAGAATCATCGGAAATCTTTCAAAAGGTTACAGACAAAGAGTTGCGTTATGCTCAGCTTTAGTTCATAAACCAAATGTTTTAATATTAGATGAGCCAACAGAAGGTTTGGATCCAAATCAAATTTTACATATTAGAAAGTTAATCAAAAAATTAGCAAAAGAACGCACTGTTATTTTAAGTTCTCATATTCTATCAGAAGTGCAGGCAACATGTGATGAGGTTATAATTATTAATCAAGGTCATATTGCAGCAAAAACTTCAATTCAAAATGATTCAACAAAGCCTGCATATTACCTTTATACATTTGCTTCAAAAGCAGAAAGTGCTTTGCATTGGTTTCAACAACGTAATTATGTAAAATCAGCAAAACCTATGTCACAAAAATTAAATTCTATTTTAGTTGAATTTGGTAATGAGTTTTGGGCTGATAGAAATAATGAAAGCATAGCTAATGTAACAGAGCAAATTGTGCAACAAAATTTTCCTTTAATAGGTATTGAAGAGAAAAAAGAAGGATTAGAAGAATTATTTTTTGAAGTGATTCGTTCACAACCAGGACATCATCAAGTTCAAATTTTACCTTCAGGAGAACTTTTATGA
- a CDS encoding response regulator → MKKILIADASKASLVMTSEVFKDHYPGVQVIVARNSSEAIELAKINENIDAFIIDYDLPDANGAQTAAKLKKHYSIPVLITAFDTAEVAQNIESTLKQYPDCQSWLKKPVNPDVVIAVAQRFCDGKIRAQKRITCNLPAIAEIILENESLIAYQQMLSPFQDKSTKNTKSVEKGKIKAKKELKAPKKVAGKKEIIKSIPLYFCGIIEDCSLSGVKLKPSKNSKIGLTDWNQLLASMEFISSGSSVILKIPSTSDIENGKILEITKMISNQIENGKKKVNEINNSKKKPASSKGQSIAKKSVEEKMPALATLNETTKAKVATNQTLEDRLQSLTGKVAWTSSESGEWCVGVEFESPSLSKKLFESILSYQLKQQKNISNQSVMKTSRVS, encoded by the coding sequence GTGAAAAAAATATTAATAGCCGATGCCAGCAAAGCTAGTTTGGTAATGACAAGTGAAGTTTTCAAAGATCACTATCCAGGAGTTCAGGTTATCGTTGCAAGAAACTCTTCTGAAGCGATAGAATTGGCAAAAATAAATGAAAACATTGATGCTTTTATCATTGACTATGATTTGCCAGATGCAAATGGGGCACAAACGGCTGCAAAACTAAAAAAACATTATAGCATCCCTGTTTTAATTACTGCTTTCGACACAGCTGAAGTCGCACAAAATATTGAATCTACGTTAAAGCAATATCCTGATTGCCAAAGTTGGCTTAAGAAACCTGTTAATCCTGATGTCGTTATAGCTGTAGCTCAACGTTTTTGTGATGGAAAAATTCGCGCACAAAAAAGAATTACTTGCAATTTACCAGCAATTGCAGAAATTATTTTAGAAAATGAGAGTCTTATAGCATACCAGCAAATGCTGTCCCCTTTCCAAGATAAAAGCACAAAAAATACAAAAAGCGTAGAAAAAGGCAAAATAAAGGCTAAGAAAGAGTTGAAAGCACCAAAAAAAGTGGCAGGAAAAAAAGAAATAATAAAGTCTATTCCTCTGTACTTCTGTGGGATTATAGAAGACTGTTCACTTAGTGGAGTAAAATTAAAGCCAAGTAAAAATAGTAAAATTGGTCTAACTGACTGGAATCAGTTGTTAGCGAGTATGGAATTTATTTCTTCGGGAAGTTCAGTGATTTTGAAAATACCTTCTACAAGTGATATTGAAAATGGTAAAATTCTTGAAATCACTAAAATGATTTCTAATCAAATTGAGAATGGGAAGAAAAAAGTCAATGAGATTAATAATAGCAAAAAAAAGCCTGCATCTAGCAAAGGGCAATCTATTGCTAAGAAATCCGTAGAGGAAAAAATGCCTGCATTAGCTACTTTGAATGAAACTACAAAGGCTAAAGTTGCAACTAATCAGACTTTAGAAGATAGGCTGCAATCTCTTACAGGAAAAGTTGCTTGGACAAGTTCAGAATCTGGGGAATGGTGTGTTGGTGTGGAATTTGAAAGTCCTAGTTTGTCTAAAAAACTATTCGAATCCATTCTTTCATATCAATTAAAACAGCAAAAAAACATTAGTAATCAATCAGTTATGAAAACCTCTCGAGTAAGCTAA
- a CDS encoding DUF4340 domain-containing protein: protein MKFSTTVGLGVIAIAALVGVYFGEGYYTEKKEEKAKEASFALYFQTKDILKFSIQNTTGNFTFVRDANDKPWRLVTPLQLSADQDAVNNILASIQQLGIQQELANTEKLLTGDKKQLAQFGLETPNLTISVELKKNQEGKLFIGSSLEIGGKVSGNISPASVYAMNPSKTKLLVIDHGFSESIRNKKLEDFRSKRVSTFAKEDIHSIEITNNGTVISIGKQKNGWELLKPNKWPADGSYVSDYLMRFQGLLAKKIYEKSEINEALLERLNMKNPVAHISFKDSSGKAIDTFDLSITKEGIYTYVKDGSIAKLNLDLWPELVPLEKMFKNRLVMLNVAIDKINKISLASTLAFVKKDNNWYKITSPNQQPSVSETPNQDAFSFFSNWEFMTADDLILKPSESELVQFGMTKPLKVFSFEFGATEKLQPIKIIVGNRVPKNEKNVYLKRSDSPIVYIVDAGWLSLLAQLYSVGDPSNASVKKQME, encoded by the coding sequence ATGAAGTTTTCTACTACAGTTGGCTTAGGAGTAATTGCAATTGCTGCATTAGTTGGTGTTTATTTTGGTGAAGGATATTACACTGAAAAAAAGGAAGAAAAAGCTAAAGAAGCTTCTTTTGCCCTTTATTTTCAGACAAAAGATATTTTAAAATTTTCAATTCAAAATACTACTGGGAATTTTACTTTTGTCCGTGATGCAAATGATAAACCTTGGCGTCTTGTTACTCCTCTTCAATTGTCAGCAGATCAAGATGCCGTGAATAATATTTTGGCCTCAATTCAACAATTGGGAATACAACAAGAACTAGCAAATACAGAAAAATTGCTAACTGGAGACAAAAAACAGTTGGCACAATTTGGTTTGGAGACACCTAATTTAACAATTTCTGTGGAGTTAAAAAAGAATCAAGAAGGTAAACTATTTATTGGAAGTTCTCTTGAAATAGGTGGGAAAGTATCAGGTAATATTTCTCCCGCTTCTGTTTACGCTATGAACCCAAGCAAAACAAAACTTTTAGTGATAGATCATGGTTTTTCTGAATCTATAAGGAATAAAAAATTAGAAGATTTTAGAAGTAAGCGGGTCAGTACTTTTGCCAAAGAGGATATCCATTCGATTGAAATTACCAATAATGGGACAGTGATTTCAATTGGAAAGCAGAAGAATGGCTGGGAATTGTTGAAACCAAACAAGTGGCCTGCCGACGGTAGCTATGTCTCAGATTATTTGATGAGATTTCAAGGTCTTCTTGCTAAAAAAATATATGAAAAATCTGAAATTAATGAAGCTCTACTGGAAAGACTAAATATGAAAAATCCAGTAGCGCATATTTCTTTTAAGGATTCTTCTGGCAAAGCAATAGATACATTTGATTTAAGTATCACCAAAGAAGGAATTTATACTTATGTTAAAGATGGTTCGATTGCAAAATTAAATTTAGATCTCTGGCCTGAGTTGGTTCCTCTAGAAAAAATGTTCAAAAATAGATTGGTTATGCTAAATGTTGCAATTGATAAAATAAATAAAATTAGTCTAGCAAGCACCCTAGCTTTCGTCAAAAAAGATAATAATTGGTACAAAATAACTTCTCCAAACCAACAACCATCAGTCTCTGAGACTCCAAATCAAGATGCTTTTTCTTTCTTTTCTAATTGGGAATTTATGACAGCTGATGATCTTATTTTAAAACCATCGGAGAGCGAATTAGTCCAATTTGGGATGACAAAACCTTTAAAAGTTTTCTCATTTGAATTTGGAGCAACAGAAAAACTTCAACCAATAAAAATAATTGTTGGGAATAGGGTTCCAAAAAATGAAAAAAATGTGTATTTAAAACGATCAGACTCACCTATCGTTTATATCGTAGATGCAGGGTGGCTCTCTCTACTTGCCCAGCTTTATTCAGTTGGTGATCCTTCAAATGCATCAGTGAAAAAACAGATGGAGTAA